A DNA window from Patagioenas fasciata isolate bPatFas1 chromosome 1, bPatFas1.hap1, whole genome shotgun sequence contains the following coding sequences:
- the LRTM2 gene encoding leucine-rich repeat and transmembrane domain-containing protein 2, translating into MLPTTAGHRWRSRFLMRWQEACLLGCWLSLCAAESFFACPSSCKCNSRNLEVDCSGLGLSSIPSDIPTNTRTFLFLNNKLSILPGAVFSNLSALQRLDLSNNFLDQLPQNIFSDLGNLTELQLRNNSIRALDKDLLQHTALLRQLDLSINGLAQIPSGIFDDLPALRSLSLRSNRLQSLDRVTFEPLTSLQQLQVGDNPWECDCNLRDFKHWMEWFSYRGGKIDQLACTLPKELKGKDMRMVPMEMFNYCSQLDDENSSTVLDNTGPPCTKGSPTPSKSKLGPETEVEPSVGCPQKQRYRPVSVRRAIGTVIIAGVVCGIVCIMMVVAAAYGCIYASLMAKYHRELKKRQPLMGDTEGEHEEQKQISSVA; encoded by the exons TGCTTGGCTGCTGGCTGTCGCTGTGTGCTGCCGAGTCCTTCTTTGCGTGTCCTTCCTCCTGCAAGTGTAACAGCCGCAACCTGGAAGTGGACTGTAGCGGCTTGGGCCTCTCTTCCATCCCTTCAGACATCCCCACAAACACCAGGACCTTCCTCTTTCTCAACAACAAACTCAGCATCCTGCCAGGAGCAGTGTTTTCCAACCTCTCAGCCCTACAGAGGCTGGATCTATCCAACAACTTCTTggaccagctccctcagaacatCTTCAGTGACCTGGGGAACCTCACAGAGCTCCAGCTGAGGAACAACAGCATCCGGGCCTTGGACAAGGACCTGCTACAACACACGGCGCTGCTGCGCCAGCTGGATCTCTCCATCAATGGCCTGGCCCAGATACCCTCGGGCATCTTTGACGACCTGCCTGCCCTCCGCTCCCTCTCTCTCAGGTCCAACCGCCTGCAGAGCCTGGACAGGGTGACCTTCGAACCGCTGACCAGTCTGCAGCAGCTCCAAGTCGGGGACAACCCCTGGGAATGTGACTGCAACCTCCGAGACTTCAAGCACTGGATGGAGTGGTTCTCCTACCGAG GTGGGAAAATCGATCAGCTGGCATGTACCCTGCCCAAGGAGCTGAAAGGGAAGGATATGCGAATGGTGCCCATGGAGATGTTTAACTACTGCTCCCAGCTGGATGATGAGAACAGCTCCACAGTGCTGGACAATACTGGCCCACCTTGCACTAAAGGAAGCCCAACTCCTTCCAAATCTAAATTGGGCCCAGAAACAGAAGTGGAGCCCAGCGTGGGATGCCCTCAGAAGCAGCGATATAGGCCTGTGAGCGTGCGCCGGGCTATTGGCACTGTGATTATCGCAGGGGTGGTTTGTGGCATTGTTTGCATCATGATGGTGGTGGCAGCTGCTTATGGTTGCATTTATGCCTCCCTTATGGCCAAGTACCACCGGGAGCTGAAGAAGAGGCAGCCACTCATGGGTGACACAGAAGGTGAACATGAAGAGCAGAAACAAATATCTTCTGTGGCATGA